In one Trichlorobacter lovleyi SZ genomic region, the following are encoded:
- a CDS encoding response regulator encodes MSRLLVVDDEANIRLLYSEELSDEGYSVETAATIAEAVEKLEQQAFDLAVLDIKLKNESGIELLQKIVKERHDMPVILCSAFSCYKDDFSAWLADSYVVKSGDMTELKEEIKRVLAKKAQRRAAGM; translated from the coding sequence ATGAGCAGATTGCTGGTAGTTGACGACGAGGCCAATATCCGGCTGCTCTACAGCGAAGAGCTATCAGATGAAGGTTATAGTGTTGAGACCGCTGCCACCATTGCCGAGGCTGTTGAGAAGCTGGAACAGCAGGCCTTTGACCTGGCAGTACTGGATATCAAGCTGAAGAATGAGAGCGGCATCGAACTGTTACAGAAGATCGTCAAGGAACGTCATGATATGCCGGTGATCCTCTGCTCGGCCTTTTCCTGCTACAAGGATGACTTTTCGGCCTGGCTGGCAGACAGCTACGTGGTCAAGTCAGGCGACATGACTGAGCTGAAAGAGGAGATCAAGCGGGTGTTGGCCAAAAAGGCTCAGCGCCGGGCGGCGGGGATGTAG
- a CDS encoding mannose-1-phosphate guanyltransferase: MKAVIMAGGFGTRIQPLTSSMPKPMIPLFNRPIMLHIVELLKKHDITDLVMLLYHQPEVIKKFFRDGSDFGVKITYVTPIEDMGTAGAVKAAEKYLDERFLVISGDLLTDFNLKKVLDFHADNKAMATITLTSVKDPLQFGVVITDKEKRITQFLEKPGWGEVISDTINTGIYVLEPEIFNYIPKGENFDFSQDLFPLMLQNSDPLFGFSAKGYWRDIGNTDSYREAYHDIFKGKVNLKIDEEKQDFVGKDLRIGADVTLEDASGLSGTVVIGDNSQIRGEVQIKDSVIGRNCTIEAGVKLNRCVLWDNAYVKKGAKVTDSVICTNVRVGQNAVLDEGVIVADDTSIGDDVKIKADVKIWPRKMIEAGSTVTANLIWGEKWKKSLFEGAIIKGLSNVELTPEFVAKLGCAYGTTLPKGSYVLGGRDANRSSRMLKRCFVGGLLSAGVNVRDMTMTSLPLIRYKLKTFGEVGGFHFRQSSDDPASMEIIFLDGDGLDFSSNMAKNLERIFFKENFRRAHHTEPGALIDIPQAIDFYREGYLRALNVEVCRKAAWTVVVDFNYSPASQVLPMLLNELGCNVIALNAYVDDGRGGCVPKPKQEGLRQLSAIVSSLGAQAGFWLEPAVESITLLDETGTIYDGIQLLTLVIALQLKTDQRGTIAVPVQAPSTIEQMALKKKCGVTRTKSSDRAMLEAASSSEVILAASPDGRFAFPRFQAAFDGMYAIAKLVELGITVGVPFSRVLEEAPKRAFLQASIPCPFEMKGGIMRKMSEDSLEQEASFIDGIKVQFDNDWALVLPDQYSSFVHIFAEAKDEKTAGKLLDEYRKKVEKWKKELE, from the coding sequence ATGAAAGCAGTCATCATGGCCGGCGGCTTCGGCACCCGCATCCAACCCCTCACCAGCAGTATGCCAAAACCGATGATTCCGCTCTTTAACCGGCCGATCATGCTGCATATCGTTGAACTGCTCAAAAAACATGACATTACTGATCTGGTAATGCTGCTCTACCATCAGCCTGAAGTGATTAAGAAATTCTTTCGGGATGGTTCCGACTTCGGGGTCAAGATCACCTACGTCACCCCGATTGAGGATATGGGCACTGCCGGGGCGGTCAAGGCGGCAGAAAAGTACCTGGATGAGCGCTTTCTGGTCATATCCGGCGATCTGCTGACCGACTTCAACCTGAAGAAGGTGCTTGATTTCCATGCCGACAACAAGGCCATGGCCACCATTACCCTGACCTCGGTCAAAGATCCGCTGCAGTTTGGCGTGGTAATTACAGATAAAGAAAAGCGGATCACCCAGTTTCTGGAGAAGCCGGGCTGGGGTGAGGTGATCTCCGACACCATCAACACCGGCATCTATGTGTTGGAGCCGGAGATCTTCAACTACATCCCCAAGGGGGAAAACTTCGATTTTTCCCAGGACCTGTTCCCGTTGATGCTGCAGAACAGTGACCCGCTGTTCGGTTTCTCTGCCAAGGGGTACTGGCGGGATATCGGCAACACCGACTCCTACCGCGAGGCCTATCACGACATCTTCAAAGGCAAGGTCAACCTGAAGATTGACGAGGAAAAACAGGATTTTGTCGGCAAAGATCTGCGGATTGGGGCTGATGTGACCCTTGAGGATGCCTCGGGCCTGTCCGGCACCGTGGTTATCGGTGACAACTCTCAGATCCGGGGTGAGGTCCAGATCAAGGATTCAGTGATTGGCCGCAACTGCACCATTGAAGCTGGAGTAAAGCTGAACCGCTGCGTGCTGTGGGACAATGCCTATGTCAAGAAGGGGGCAAAGGTTACCGACAGCGTGATCTGCACCAACGTGCGGGTGGGCCAGAATGCAGTGCTGGATGAAGGGGTGATCGTTGCTGATGACACCTCCATCGGCGATGATGTCAAGATCAAGGCCGATGTCAAGATCTGGCCCCGCAAGATGATTGAGGCAGGCTCCACCGTAACTGCCAACCTGATCTGGGGTGAAAAGTGGAAGAAATCACTCTTTGAAGGGGCGATCATCAAGGGGCTTTCCAATGTGGAGCTGACCCCGGAGTTTGTGGCCAAGTTGGGCTGCGCCTATGGCACTACCCTGCCCAAAGGCAGTTATGTGCTGGGCGGCAGGGATGCCAACCGCTCTTCCCGCATGCTGAAGCGCTGCTTTGTGGGTGGTCTGCTTTCGGCCGGGGTCAATGTACGGGATATGACCATGACCTCGCTGCCGCTGATCCGCTACAAACTGAAGACCTTTGGCGAGGTGGGCGGCTTCCATTTCCGTCAATCCAGCGATGATCCAGCCTCAATGGAGATCATCTTCCTGGATGGCGATGGCCTGGATTTTTCCAGTAACATGGCCAAGAACCTGGAGCGGATCTTCTTTAAAGAGAACTTCCGAAGGGCCCACCATACTGAACCGGGTGCCTTGATTGATATCCCCCAGGCGATTGATTTTTATCGTGAAGGCTACCTGCGGGCCCTGAATGTAGAGGTCTGCCGCAAGGCGGCCTGGACCGTGGTGGTGGACTTCAACTACTCACCAGCCAGTCAGGTCCTGCCGATGCTGCTGAATGAGCTGGGTTGCAACGTAATCGCCCTGAACGCCTATGTGGATGATGGCCGTGGCGGCTGCGTTCCCAAGCCAAAACAGGAAGGGCTCAGGCAGCTTTCAGCCATTGTCAGTTCACTGGGTGCCCAGGCTGGTTTCTGGCTTGAACCTGCGGTTGAGTCGATTACCCTGCTGGATGAAACCGGCACCATCTATGACGGGATTCAGCTTCTGACCCTGGTGATTGCCCTCCAGCTCAAGACCGATCAGCGGGGCACCATTGCAGTGCCGGTACAGGCACCGTCAACTATCGAACAGATGGCGCTCAAGAAGAAATGCGGCGTCACCCGCACCAAGAGCAGTGATCGGGCCATGCTTGAGGCTGCTTCCTCATCCGAGGTGATCCTGGCTGCATCCCCTGATGGTCGTTTTGCCTTCCCCCGCTTTCAGGCTGCCTTTGACGGCATGTATGCCATTGCCAAGCTGGTGGAGTTAGGGATAACCGTTGGTGTACCGTTTTCACGGGTTCTTGAAGAGGCTCCCAAACGGGCCTTCCTGCAGGCCAGCATCCCCTGTCCTTTTGAGATGAAGGGGGGGATCATGCGCAAGATGAGTGAGGATTCCCTGGAGCAGGAAGCATCCTTCATCGACGGCATCAAGGTGCAGTTTGACAATGACTGGGCACTGGTGCTGCCGGATCAGTACAGCTCCTTCGTCCATATCTTTGCCGAGGCAAAGGACGAAAAGACCGCTGGCAAATTACTGGATGAATACCGGAAAAAAGTTGAGAAGTGGAAGAAAGAGCTGGAGTAA
- a CDS encoding glycoside hydrolase family 57 protein, which produces MTTPIDVIFLWHMHQPYYKDPVKGEYALPWTYLHAIKDYYDMPAIVEDTPGARAVFNLVPSLVEQLLEYAAGTAVDPFLIKGQMNPADMSEEDRIFLLENFFSANRQRMIEPHRRYLELLYMAGEGKPGAVRERVRHFSHQDLQDLQVCFFLSWTGEAARRRFPVFQELLAKGQGYTAEDRALLFATQHKLLNEIVPLYKRLHASGQIELSVTPYFHPILPLLCDTQLAREAMPKVTLPQERFRHPEDARAHIGHGLRYFQEVFGITPRGMWPSEGSVSDEALQLIRECGLSWVATDEEVLARSLDGGLGPHHERLYHPWRFATAKGDLGIFFRDHQLSDLIGFTYSQWDARRAVADFTGRLRQIGRQVGSEGKVIPVILDGENAWEFYPDNAYDFLSGIYAAVAEARDLNLTTCSDVLAQSSFEGRLHRIHPGSWINANYGIWIGHPEENLAWDLVAGARRAIVEHHPEAARQLANAGMDGDQVARLLCTSLYAAEGSDWFWWFGDDHFSPHSDRFDRLFRQHLTNIYTMLGISPPRELLEPIKKKSPAGLVREPAGFIEPEINGRVGDYFEWLAAGLFDLTRQGSAMHSSDRLLQGFYWGYNHAQLYFRIDGIQELSRLLKENDILALHLIADREYRLPMQRSMEEGLLLVRELGNWTPTNSCCRWAIDRTCEVALPLEGLHLLPKSKLFASVTLTRNSEEIGRWPSDAPLMLNYEGPDLEANDWLI; this is translated from the coding sequence GTGACCACGCCGATTGACGTCATATTCCTTTGGCACATGCACCAGCCCTATTACAAGGACCCGGTCAAGGGGGAGTACGCCCTGCCCTGGACCTATCTGCATGCCATCAAGGATTATTACGACATGCCGGCCATTGTGGAGGACACACCAGGGGCCAGGGCGGTCTTTAACCTGGTGCCGTCATTGGTGGAGCAGTTGCTGGAGTATGCTGCCGGTACGGCAGTGGACCCCTTTCTGATCAAGGGACAGATGAATCCGGCAGATATGTCTGAAGAAGACCGGATCTTTTTGCTGGAAAACTTTTTTTCAGCCAACCGGCAGCGGATGATTGAGCCGCACCGCCGTTACCTTGAGTTGCTCTACATGGCTGGCGAAGGCAAACCAGGTGCCGTACGGGAGCGGGTCAGGCATTTCAGCCATCAGGACCTGCAGGACCTGCAGGTCTGCTTCTTTTTGTCCTGGACCGGCGAGGCGGCTCGTCGTCGCTTTCCTGTCTTTCAGGAGCTGCTGGCCAAGGGGCAGGGCTATACGGCAGAGGACCGGGCCCTGCTGTTTGCCACCCAGCACAAGCTGCTGAACGAGATTGTGCCGCTCTACAAACGGCTGCATGCATCAGGACAGATTGAGCTGTCGGTCACCCCCTATTTCCATCCGATCCTGCCGCTTTTGTGCGATACACAGCTGGCGCGGGAGGCGATGCCAAAGGTGACGCTGCCCCAGGAGCGGTTCCGCCATCCGGAGGATGCCCGGGCCCATATTGGCCATGGGCTGCGTTATTTCCAGGAGGTCTTCGGCATCACACCCCGGGGGATGTGGCCTTCTGAAGGTTCGGTCAGTGACGAGGCCCTGCAGTTGATCCGCGAGTGTGGCCTTAGCTGGGTGGCTACCGATGAAGAGGTCTTGGCCCGCTCGCTGGATGGCGGTCTGGGGCCGCATCATGAACGGCTCTACCATCCCTGGCGCTTTGCCACTGCCAAGGGAGATCTGGGGATCTTCTTCCGTGACCACCAGCTTTCCGACCTGATCGGCTTTACCTACAGCCAGTGGGATGCCCGCCGGGCAGTGGCCGACTTTACCGGGCGCCTGCGCCAGATCGGCCGCCAGGTGGGCAGTGAAGGCAAGGTGATCCCGGTCATCCTGGATGGTGAGAACGCCTGGGAGTTCTATCCGGACAATGCCTATGACTTCCTGTCCGGCATCTATGCCGCTGTTGCCGAGGCCCGGGATCTCAATCTGACCACCTGTAGTGATGTCCTGGCCCAATCAAGTTTTGAAGGCCGTCTGCACCGGATTCATCCCGGTTCATGGATCAATGCCAACTACGGCATCTGGATCGGCCACCCAGAGGAGAATCTGGCCTGGGATCTGGTGGCAGGCGCCCGCCGGGCGATTGTGGAACATCACCCCGAAGCCGCCCGTCAGCTTGCCAACGCCGGTATGGATGGCGATCAGGTGGCCCGCCTGCTCTGTACCTCGCTCTACGCAGCCGAAGGCAGCGACTGGTTCTGGTGGTTTGGTGACGACCACTTCTCGCCCCACAGTGATCGTTTTGACCGGCTGTTCCGTCAGCATCTCACCAATATCTACACCATGCTGGGAATCAGTCCGCCCCGGGAGTTGCTGGAGCCGATCAAGAAGAAGAGCCCCGCAGGTCTGGTGCGTGAACCGGCCGGTTTCATCGAGCCCGAGATCAACGGCCGGGTGGGCGACTACTTTGAATGGCTGGCAGCCGGCCTGTTTGACCTGACTCGCCAGGGGTCTGCCATGCACTCGTCTGATCGCCTGCTGCAGGGCTTTTACTGGGGCTATAACCATGCTCAGCTCTACTTCAGAATTGACGGTATCCAGGAACTCTCGCGCCTGTTGAAAGAGAACGACATCCTGGCCCTGCATCTGATTGCCGACCGGGAATACCGTCTGCCGATGCAGCGCAGCATGGAAGAAGGGCTGTTACTGGTAAGGGAGCTGGGCAACTGGACCCCTACCAACAGCTGCTGCCGCTGGGCCATTGACCGAACCTGCGAGGTGGCACTGCCGCTGGAAGGGCTGCATCTGCTGCCGAAATCCAAGCTGTTTGCCAGTGTGACCCTGACCCGTAACAGCGAAGAGATCGGGCGCTGGCCGTCGGATGCGCCGTTGATGCTGAATTATGAAGGGCCGGACCTGGAAGCAAATGACTGGCTGATTTGA
- the galT gene encoding galactose-1-phosphate uridylyltransferase, with amino-acid sequence MSELRWDPLKLHWVIIATERGRRPRDFQSEPEPLPVTSCPFCYGNEDKTPPEIFAIRPSGMPNTPNWKVRVIPNKYPALRIEGELENRGHGPYDVMNGIGAHEVIIETPDHDKSMADLAPAELTDVLVTWRTRLLDLRRDFRFRYMILFKNHGARAGASLAHSHSQLIAVPMLPPVATTELKVCRTHYANKERCLFCDLITFELEQGVRVVREFSNFVTLAPYAASFPFELRLYPKRHSHDFALMNDAQLAELAVALKDMLMRVKLVLKDAPYNFILHTCPPMHKRPGKPAMWTSLEYDYHWHIELVPRLTSIAGFEWGTGFFINPTSPEDAALFLREAEV; translated from the coding sequence ATGTCCGAATTGCGTTGGGACCCATTAAAACTGCACTGGGTGATTATTGCCACCGAACGGGGCCGCCGTCCGCGGGACTTCCAGTCTGAGCCGGAGCCGCTGCCGGTTACCTCCTGTCCGTTCTGTTACGGCAATGAAGACAAGACCCCGCCGGAGATCTTTGCCATCCGTCCCAGCGGCATGCCCAATACCCCCAACTGGAAGGTGCGGGTAATCCCCAACAAATACCCGGCGCTGCGGATTGAAGGTGAGCTGGAAAACCGGGGGCATGGCCCCTATGACGTGATGAACGGTATCGGTGCCCATGAGGTGATTATTGAGACACCGGATCATGACAAATCCATGGCTGATCTGGCACCTGCTGAACTGACAGATGTGCTGGTTACGTGGCGTACGCGCCTGCTTGACCTGCGCCGGGATTTCCGTTTCCGTTACATGATCCTGTTCAAGAACCATGGCGCACGGGCCGGTGCCTCGCTGGCCCACTCCCACAGTCAGCTGATTGCCGTGCCGATGCTGCCGCCGGTGGCCACCACCGAGCTGAAGGTCTGCCGCACCCACTATGCCAACAAGGAGCGCTGCCTGTTTTGTGACCTGATCACCTTTGAGCTGGAACAGGGGGTGCGGGTGGTGCGGGAGTTTTCCAATTTTGTGACTCTGGCTCCTTACGCTGCCAGCTTTCCCTTTGAGCTGCGGCTGTATCCCAAGCGGCACAGCCATGACTTTGCCCTGATGAACGACGCGCAGCTGGCAGAGCTGGCCGTGGCCCTCAAGGATATGCTGATGCGGGTCAAGCTGGTGTTGAAGGATGCCCCCTACAACTTTATCCTGCACACCTGTCCGCCAATGCACAAGCGTCCCGGCAAGCCTGCTATGTGGACCTCGCTTGAGTATGACTACCACTGGCATATCGAGCTGGTGCCGCGCCTGACCTCCATTGCCGGTTTTGAATGGGGCACCGGTTTTTTCATTAATCCGACCTCGCCGGAGGATGCAGCCCTGTTCCTGCGTGAGGCGGAGGTCTAG
- a CDS encoding TIGR02757 family protein: protein MSHPRSLKKILEQLYADRSPQHLANDPLSFCHRYHAPADQEVAALIAAVFAYGSVKVIKGSLSRIFSIMGDSPAGFVDGFDPKRDRQLCSGFKHRFNDADDLAALFWAIRLMRQQQGGIERFFCRFFEANAATVEQALNGFCAAVTALDYRLLFGSAALPPESSFRFLFPSPSGGSACKRLCMFLRWVVRPADGIDLGLWQQVRPAQLVIPVDRHIERISRMLGLTSRRTPDWRMACEITAALRQFDPLDPVKYDFSICHLGISEGCNGTSSASCPGCPVKRHCRAV from the coding sequence TTGTCTCACCCCCGTTCCCTCAAAAAGATACTGGAACAGCTCTATGCAGACCGTTCCCCACAGCATCTGGCCAATGACCCGCTTTCCTTTTGCCACCGCTATCATGCCCCGGCTGATCAGGAGGTTGCCGCCCTGATCGCGGCGGTATTTGCCTACGGTTCGGTCAAGGTGATCAAAGGCAGTCTCAGCCGCATTTTCAGCATCATGGGTGATTCTCCGGCAGGTTTTGTGGATGGCTTTGATCCGAAGCGGGACAGGCAACTCTGTAGCGGCTTTAAACATCGCTTTAACGATGCCGATGATCTGGCGGCCCTGTTTTGGGCCATCCGGCTGATGCGGCAACAGCAGGGCGGTATTGAGAGGTTTTTCTGCCGGTTTTTTGAGGCGAATGCAGCGACGGTAGAACAGGCCTTGAACGGTTTTTGCGCTGCAGTAACCGCTCTTGATTACCGGCTGCTCTTTGGCAGCGCAGCTCTGCCGCCGGAAAGCAGCTTCCGTTTTCTGTTCCCCTCGCCATCCGGCGGCAGTGCCTGCAAGCGGCTCTGTATGTTTCTGCGCTGGGTGGTGCGTCCTGCGGACGGTATCGACCTGGGACTTTGGCAACAGGTGCGCCCGGCCCAGCTGGTTATTCCGGTGGATCGGCATATCGAGCGGATCAGCCGGATGCTTGGTCTGACCAGCCGTCGCACTCCGGACTGGCGTATGGCCTGTGAAATCACTGCGGCGCTCAGGCAGTTTGACCCGCTGGATCCGGTTAAGTACGACTTTTCAATCTGTCATCTGGGGATTTCCGAAGGATGTAACGGTACAAGCTCGGCGTCATGCCCTGGCTGTCCGGTAAAGCGGCACTGCCGGGCAGTATAA